Below is a genomic region from Helianthus annuus cultivar XRQ/B chromosome 2, HanXRQr2.0-SUNRISE, whole genome shotgun sequence.
ttttttaaatttttgtcaGGGTTCCGTGTGCAACACGCTTTCGTTGTTATACGAAATGTTAGTACTGAAACAATTTAATGCCAACGGAATTTCTACGGCCTACCCGATGTATCATACATATATCTAATGTAGGTATACCATCAATACCGTCATCTAGTCAAGTGTgttcttatgttttttttttttttttccaaagtaAATTCTGGATTTTATAGGTTAAATACAACAATACTCAATCCTAAGTCATTTAAACTTTCAAACACCTTTTGATTATGACACAAATCATTTATTTAACCACGAGGATAATATACCCTCGAGGAACAGTCAtataactaataaaaaaattatataactaataaaaaaactaaaagttCATTTGAATGCTTACAACCCAAATCACCCAAACACGTTTGTTACATAACCCTTTCATAATAGTTGGTTAATTTATTCAGAGAAAAATATCACTCATAATACAACATTCAAACACGTACTGTTACTTTTCTTGCTTACTAGTGGAGGGTTTAGCCGAGTTGACTCGGCTCGACAACGCCTCACCCGGGTTCGCATAATTACTTGCAGGATCTTGAGTTTTAGGATCAATGACATGAGTAACTTCCACCTTCTCTTTCACCGGCTTATCGTCCTTATCGTATCCGGCCGGTGACCGGTAATCCACCGAATCCACCTTGATTTCCACATTTCCTTCCTCGTTTATTCGTTCACTTCCCTGTTCACAATATTGTGAAAAATGGTAAACCAGAGACAGATCTACCCAAACCAAGATTTATTAACCCAGATAAAATCTATACAACTGAACAAGATGAACTCAAACAATCACTCACAAAATAATCCTCACTTGCAGATTATCAATATGATAATCTGCTTAGACAACAACAAGGGAATAACAACTCAAAAATGAACCAAAGAGATTCACTGAAACAAAACCCTAATCGCCTAAGAGAACAAAGAGAACAACGAGTGAAAGATAACCACACAAATGATTGAGTTAGGTGTGGAAATATCTTCACAAAGCTTTAAATAGATCTGGACTTCAAACTGATCAAGCGAACATCCGTAGTGGACTGGACCTCCTTTTCCATGCAGCTCCTAAGCCCATTTAGCTCCTAAGCCAGCTCCTAAGCCCATTTAGCTCCTAAGCCCACTTGATATAGTTCCCAATATTACTTGATGTAGAAGCCCAATGCAAATCCAGCAAAGACCACGCCAATAACATGTAAAACCAAACAAAAATATAATTAaggaaatatagagaaaaaggaattaaaagaaaaatggaaTTGACCAAAAATATAAAGTCAAGTCAGTACTTTTAACACCCCCCCACAATTCCATTATCTAAACATGTCATACAACTGTAATTTTTCACACAAACTCTGATGATCTTTAACCAAAACCCCTTTTGTAAAGACATCAGCTATTTGCATTTCAGATTTTATACCAACACACTTTACAGTCCCTTTAGAAATCAAGTCTCTTAGAAAAAATAGATCTAATTCAAAATGTTTGGTTCGATCATGGAAAACTGGGTTTGCTGCTATAGAAATAGCAGCAGTATTATCACAGAACAGTTTAATAGGAACTTCTACATTGACCTCTAACTCACTAAGAAAATTTTTTAACCAAATAGACTCACACGCAGCCGCACACATAGACCTGTATTCAGCTTCAGCTGAAGATCTTGACACAGTTGTCTGCTTCTTACTTTTCCAAGATACTAAAGAGTTACCAAGAAACACACAAAACCCAGTAACAGATTTCCTGGACACCAAGCACTTGGCCCAGTCAGAATCAGCAAAAAACAGTCAAATTAAAAGATCTGCTCTTACGAAATATTAACCCTTTTCCAGGAGCAGACTTTAGATATCTCAATAAATGGAAAGCAAGTTTTAGATGTCCTTCAGTAGGACTATGCATGAATTGACTCAAAATATGAACAGTATATGAAATATCAGGCCTAGTGTGAGAAAGGTATATAAGTTTTCCTACTAACTGTTGATACCCAGTTATATTTTGTAAAGGACCAGAGTTATTTTCAAGTAAAGCATTGACAACATGACTTTGATCAATAGGAACACTTACAGGTTTGCATCCAAGCATTCCATATTCAGTCAAAAGGTCAGTACAATACTTCCGTTGTGACAGACATAACCCTTCATCACAAGTTAAAACCTCTATACCTAAAAAATATTGTAACAGCCCTAGATCTTTAATCAAAAACTGAGTTTTTAGGCTTTGTTTTACTTTTTCAATTTCAGACATAGAGTTACCAGTAACTactatatcatcaacataaactAACAGCACAACAAATACATTATCAGTATTTTTAACAAATAGGGATGTATCACATTTGCTTTGAACAAACCCAGTATTAAGTAAAACTCCCACAAGTTTTTCATTCCACATCCGAGGGGCCTGCTTTAGCCCATATAAAGACTTATTCAACTTACATACTTTAGATTTATCACTGTCTTCATATCCTTCAGGTAAAAACATATAAACATCCTCATTCAAGTCACCATATAAAAATGCATTATTAACATCTAATTGATACAAATTCCAGTTATTTTGAACAGCTAAAGCAACAATGCATCGAACAGTAACAAGCTTGACTACAGGAGAAAAAGTCTCCTCATAATCAATACCCTCTTTTTGACTAAACCCTTTAGCAACAAGCCTAGCTTTATATCTTTCTATCTCACCAGAtgccttatattttattttataaatccaTTTGCACCCAACAATATTCCTATTCTTAGGTCTATCAACCACATCCCAAGTATGGTTTCTATGCAAAGCTTGAATTTCATCATTCATTGCAGAAACCCAATTAGGATCTTTGATAGCCTCATTAAAATGTTTAGGTTCAATTGTTTTAGAAAGACTAGAGGCAAAGCATTTATTTTCACAAGTAAGCTTAGCAAAATTTACAATCTTTTCAATGCCATATTTGACTTTACTATCAACAACAAAATCATTCAATTTCTTTGGAAAGTTTGACACTCTTGTGGACCTTCTAGGAACCACCGGAGATGCTGAGCATTCTGTGTCTCCCTCAGAAGGTAACTGAGCTTCATCTGTGATACTCACCGGGTCTGCCATGTCAGGTGAACCTTGAACCTCACTAGTCTGCTGTTCATCAGCCATGACAGTAGGGTTATCAAGATTCACCGACTGCTGAGCCTCCTGTGTTCTCACATCAGCCTCACCTCTAACCCTTCTTTCATCATCGGGGTCATCCACAGATTGAAAATGATTATGCTCAGTGTTTTCATACAAGTCAAAAAAATTAAGAGTATTGATGTCTTTAATGGGATTAGAATCATAACTTTTAAAAATTGATTGTTCTTTGAAAGGAAAAACAGACTCATAGAATTTCACGTCTCTTGAAAAAACTATAGTCCTTGAATCAAGACTAAACAATTTATATCCCTTTTTATCCAATGAATACCCAATAAAGACACATTTTTCTACCCTACTATTCAATTTATCATGTTCATTTAAAACTGTACAAAAACACAGGCAACCAAACACTTTCAAGTGATCTAAGAAGGGTTTGAATTTGTATACAAGCTCATATGGGGTTTTTCCAGCAAGCACAGATGAGGGTGTCCTATTAATAAGATAAGCAGAAGTTAACACACATTCATGCCAAAATCTTACAGGCAAGTTACTTTCAAATAACAAAGCTCTAGTAACATTCAATAAGTGCCTGTGCTTTCTCTCAACAattccattttgttgaggagtataagcacAGGAAGTCTGATGGACAATCCCATGTTCATTACAAAATACTTTCATGTGATTATTTACAAATTCAGAACCATTATCAGACCtaaaacacttaacagttttatGAAACTGAGTTTTGACAATGTTAACAAATccttttatgttttcaaaaacttcagtTTTGTTCTTCATAAGATACACCCAAACCGCCCTGGAATAGTCATCTACAATGGTCAGAAAATACTTATGACCATCCCTGCTAGCAACCTTGTAAGGACCCCATACATCCAAGTGAACAAGTTCTCCCAACTGAGTACTTTTATGTTCACTTAATGGAAAAGGCTCCCGGTGCTGCTTGGCCCTATGACACACATCACAGGGTCCATGATCAGGCCTTGAATGAATGTTTAAAGTATCCTTAAACATTCTCATGGCTTGATCAGCAGGATGCCCAAGCCTAGCATGCCACAACTTATACAAAGAAGCATCAAACTTAGACACATTAGACACAACAGTATTACCACAGAAATATAGTCCTTCAAGCTGACTACCAATCACCAGGATTTTCTTGGTTAACAAATCCTGTATATAACACTTATGTTCATCAAACCCAATAAACAATTTATTATCTCTAGCCAACTTGTGTACAGAAATCAGATTAACACTATACTCAGGGACAACAAATACATCATGTAAAACCACACCTTCAGCAAGTTTAAAAGATCCTATCTTGGTTACATAGGCCTTTGTACCATTAGGATGTTTCACTTGTATTTTTAACTCAGAAACATCAATAAAATTGCTTAAATTAGCTTCAGATTTTACCATATGATTATTAGCCCCTGAGTCAATAATCCAACCTGATCCCTTCCCCACATCATAGCCAAAAGAATAAACAGGACTACTAAACACATTAGAACACATAAACCCACCTGAAACATTGCAGCTTTGAGAGGTTTCAGGTGCCCTGTCCTTAATTAAACTAAGCAACTTAGTCAACTGATCAGAAGTCAAAGAAGTAACAGGCACACTAGAATCATCAACACATGCATTGTTACTTGAACTACTCTTTTTACTTTGATTCCCTCTTGGAGGTTTCATCCAAGAGGGATATCCTATCAACTCAAAACATTTCTCTATTGTATGCCCATTCTTATTACAATTTGTACATTTTAAATTCTGATTAGAAGTTTTAATATTCTTCTTTTTATTTTCAACAACAGAATTAGCTTTAGCAAACAACCCAACAGACCTATCATTAGTTGCAGACACATTTGAATTCCTATGAGACTCTTCTCTGGACACAATAGAAAAAGCATCTTGCAGACTAGGGAGAGGTTCCCTAATAAGCAAGTTAGTCCTAACAGTCTGATATACATTGTCAAGACCCATCAAAAACTGCATCAACTTGATTAAATGATTAAAACTATTAAACTGAGTTGAAGCATTGCATGTACAGACAGGTATTTGCAATATTTGATCTAATTGTTTCCACATTATATTTAACTTGTGATAATACTCAGCCACAGTTAAACTATTTTGCTTGAATGAATTAATTTTTTGATATAGATCAAACACAACTGACCCATCAATTTTATCATATGTATCCCTAAGTTCTTTCCAAACCTCTGCTGCTGACTTGGAGTAAACATGTCCCAAATACAATTCTTCTGAAactgaattcagaatccatgtaAGTACTACAGAATTACACCGTTCCCATTGAGTTTCAAGAACAGGATTATCCACAGGTTTTTCAAAAGTTCCATCAATAAATCCAACCTTGTTCTTGACTCTCAATGCTAAAATCATAGCATTTGCCCACACAGTGTAATTCTCAGTACCTTTAAGTTTAATACCAATCACAGTTAGAGTAGTAGAGTCACTAGCATGCAAATACAAAGGATTATCAGGTTCCAACTTACTAACCAAAGTTTCACCAAACAGATTTACCAAATCAGCCATGAGAAAATATCAGACGATCAAGAAACAAACAAATCAGAAATATACACAATCAAGAGCAAGAAAACAACAATCAGTCAAACAGCAACAACACACAGATGCAACAGACTGTACCCTGTCTGTGTCCCAAAACAACAAACCGGCCCAACTAGTCCGGTAATCAAGATGCCTAAAATGCAAGACAGAAAATAAAAGAGAGGAATAAAGAACGATCTCACCGAGGGTGCGAAAACCTTGAGAATCAGTCTTGCAGCCTTCACTTAGGGCTACAAGAACTGATTAGAAGACAATCAGCAATAAAGATTCAGTCAGTTTGCTTTGTAACCTTCTAGGGTTACAAAGACCAACGTGAATCTACAGATCAGCACCAAGAAATGATCGGAGAAGAATACAACCAGAAAACCACTAGATCGAAGACAAAAACACCGATCTAAGTCAGATCCAACTCAAGAACTCACAGCGGAATAACGAAACACCCAAGAGCTTAtgaaagctctgataccatgtgaaAAATGGTAAACCAGAGACAGATCTACCCAAACCAAGATTTATTAACCCAGATAAAATCTATACAACTGAACATGATGAACTCAAACAATCACTCACAAAATAATCCTCACTTGCAGATTATCAATATGATAATCTGCTTAGACAACAACAAGGGAATAACAACTCAAAAATGAACCAAAGAGATTCACTGAAACAAAACCCTAATCGCCTAAGAGAACAAAGAGAACAACGAGTGAAAGATAACCACACAAATGATTGAGTTAGGTGTGGAAATATCTTCACAAAGCTTTAAATAGATCTGGACTTCAAACTGATCAAGCGAACATCCGTAGTGGACTGGACCTCCTTTTCCATGCAGCTCCTAAGCCCATTTAGCTCCTAAGCCAGCTCCTAAGCCCATTTAGCTCCTAAGCCCACTTGATATAGTTCCCAATATTACTTGATGTAGAAGCCCAATGCAAATCCAGCAAAGACCACGCCAATAACATGTAAAACCAAACAAAAATATAATTAaggaaatatagagaaaaaggaattaaaagaaaaatggaaTTGACCAAAAATATAAAGTCAAGTCAGTACTTTTAACAAATATTTGAACAAACAAGAATATAGTTGCCAAAATAGTGAAAGTGAAGTGAAAgacaaataataataacaaaattaAAAGACTAAGTTTATAGTTGCATACCTTTGATGTATTCATCTTTCTCCAACAATGGTATAGAAGATAGAAGATTAAAGTTTCTTTGTGCACTTTGTAGACACGTATATATATGTGACATAAAATGTCTTTTAATGACACGTTGAGACTAAGGTGTCAGACGGTGGCAATCTTTAATAAGATATGATTTTGATATGATCTTAAATAAGATAACGTCAAAATCCTTATATGAAAAGCGTCATGGTTTTAATGTTAAAAAATAGTATGTGATGATCCATTGATTCCACGTGTGTGTATAATACGATAGAAATGGAACTTGTTAGGCCTGAACGAGTCGTGCACAAGCACGTTTGAGCTTGACTGCTTGAGTTTCGTTTATTTAAATTACAAgattgtttgttatttatttatggGATTATATGTATCTTTAATTTTTTATATACACacatttaaatttattttttatcatgtaattatatattattttgcttattttattataattttctaGATGATAAAAGTTATTGCTTAAATATATATACTTACTAGGTTATTGCCCGTGGTATCTACTACGGattgttttattttattagttATTAATGATGCATAATTCTGATATCAAAGTAAGAATTGATGGTCAAAATATGAACGCCTGAAAATTCAAGAATAATCTTTATCACCAAGATTGGCTATGTTCAATCTACGTTTTGATAAAGAGCAAGACAATGAAGCATCAACATCGTACACTTCACTAATAGTGcgtttgtcattttcattcttCTGCACATCCTCAATAATCTTCGATTGATTTTTAGTTGTGTTATCCGGGATACTTGACTCATCTTCAAAGTTATACTTCTGAAACAGTTCACGAGACCAAAATTCTTCATTACTTTTGTTACAGAAGCCTTCATCTCGAAGAGATTCCTTAATCCATAAAAGACAAAACTTTTAAATTAATAAGAACAATGTTGGTCAAATACTAATTTTATTCAAATGTAACGAATATAAAGCAATACTATATTACAAGATAATTTTCAGCATATATAACATGATTCCACCCAAACTCAAATGACGATAGCCCGTCACACGATTCTCTTGATACACATTTGAAGCGATGAATCGCTTTAGCATTGAGCTTCGTTAAATTCTCAAACATTACCACATCAAAAGGAATATAAACCATTGTATAAATGGTGTATAGATTAGTAGAATAATTTATATAAGCATAGGAAATTGGGCCTTATAAAAGAAACATAAAAAACCcatttcaaaatatatatacttatgaTCCGGATATattaggaagtttattttggtgGGAAGACTAGGAAGTAATCTTGATCATCTATTAAGTAATCAATGGCTAAGATTAAATGggtgaaattgaacaaaaaaaaagCGTGTGAGTTAGTTTGAGGGTGTTCTAATCCATCCAATTCAATAGTTTCCCTCTCCTCcaatttttcagcatttttaaaACGTTAATAATTTTTCCAtacaataatatttttttataaaaattgcaccataaaacgagcgtttttttatctttaaaacgggctatacttttgaaaaaaaaataaactcagatgcgtaaaacgcaatgcatAGACAACACAAAATAACCCAGGTTCTAAAACGCAGTTGAGTTTCATATGGTCGtatttatgttttaacatggtcatgcctctATTCTAACATGATCATGTGTAtgttttagcatgatcatgttatttgcactcaaattttactaaaacacaATGGGTTTAATATGGTCATGTTTCtcttttaacatggtcatgccttTGTTTTAACACAGTCATACTTCTGTTTTAACATGGTTGTGCCTTAATTTTGACATGGTCATGCCTctgttccaacatgatcatgcttaTGTTTTAGCATGATATGTGTTATTTCACCccaggttctaaaacgcaatgggtttTAACATGGTTATGTTGATGTTTTAACATGGTAATGTCTTTATTCCAACATGTCATGCTTCCattttaacatgatcatgttcttttaCACTCCAGTTCTAAAATGCAATGCCACCCAAAATCAATATTTTACATAGgaggttctaaaaagcaatggggttttaacatggtcatgtttatgttttaatatggtcatgcttttgttccaacatgaccatgcttctattttagcatgatcatgttctttgcttgTAAAACACAATGACACCCAAAATAAATATTTTGCACAGgaggttctaaaaagcaatgaagttttaacatgcacatgtttatgttttaacatggtcatacttttgttccaacatgaccatgcttctattttagcatgatcatgttctttgcttATAAAAACGCAAGACacccaaaatcaatattttgcacagGAGGTCCAGCAATGGAGTGttaacatggccatgtttatgttttaacatggtcatgcttttgttccaacatgaccatgcttctattttagcatgatcatgttctttacaCTCCAGGTTGTCACTGGAACTTAAAATCAATATTTTACACTGTATGTTCTAAAAAGCAATAGAGTTTTAACATAGGTTCTAAAAGCAATGTAATTTTAATAAGGGTATGCCTtagttccaacatgatcatgcctCTGTCTTAGCATGACCATGTTTTTTTGCACTGTAGGTTCTAAAACACAATGGGTTTTAACGTGGTCATGtctttgttccaacatgatcacCCTTCTATTTTATCATGGACATGCCTCTGCTTTAACATTAAGTACAAAAATGAAAAGAACTCTAACTAAAACATAATGAGGTGGAAAACACAATTGAGGTTTCAtaacctaaaacgcaatgaaaataaaaaaataatacaacTTACAAAAGAACTCCGATTATCGAAGGTGGACGGAGAAAGAACTCCGACACACCATGGGGAAACTTGTTGCGGTGGAGCGGTGGCGGTGGAATGGTGGCTTCAGATCTGAAAAACACAACAGGTggttgaaggtggtggtggtttcAGATCTAGTTTCCGACAAGATGGTGACGATCGTTGGTGGTGGTTGAGGTGGAGATGGTGACGTGGTAGTTtatagttttgaaaatggtggattTGAGTATACGGGGAAGAGAAATGAATTGCAGATGCTGGGTTTTTTTGAAGATGATGAGTTTTGACTGAAATGTCTCTCCTTATGTTTTTTTCAACTTTGCCACATGTCCTCCTTTTAttacttcctatccttcctatcCAAATTAAACTTCTTATTTGATCTTTTCTCTATATACTTAGTGTATTAGATTAAAATATCTAAATAATAGTTTTGTTTAAGTTTGCAAACCTTTTGAGCTCGATAAGTGAAACTTTAtataaagttatttgatctttTCTCTATATACTTAGTGTATTAGATTAAAATATCTAAATAATAGTTTTGTTTAAGTTTGCAAACCTTTTGAGCTCGATAAGTGAAACTTTATATAAAGACTTATCATAAGTTCTATTTGTTTGAAAAAATAGTGATTTAGTTTGGGTTGATAATCGGTGTGAAAAAATATAATTAGTTGTAGAGAGATAAATTAATAGCTTTGTTTAGTTTCATTAGCCCAATAAATAGAAGTTCAAAAGGAGGTTCTATATATGAGATGAAATGTGCTTGTTGGGCCCTTAGCTCACAATTGGGCTTCACGTTGGACTCATAGAGCCGACCCATAAGGCCATAAGATGTTGACCTTAATCACTTAAGGATCTCACAGAGTTGGCTTCAAATTTAGCACTTCTAATGGGTCGAATGCATGGGCCTCCACTATTGGTATTGGTAATTGTTAGGTAGGTCGAGAGTGTTCATCGTCAATCAAAGGCTAATTTTCTTCATTTCATCCATTCTAACTCTAATGATTAGGGTgtttgtttaaaattgaaaatcGAACAAACCGAAATCGTTTAAAACGGAACCAGTGTTCACATTAGGTTTTCGGTTGAAACGGAATTGGGTGTTTGGTTTTTAGATATCTGATTATGGGTGGAATCGAATAAATTGAATAAACCGAATATTGGTTATTTAATTTAACCAATCCAATTACAATTTTAGTCCAATATTATTTAGCTCAACCCAGCCCAATAACGAATAATGGTAACAAgttatgaaatttaaaaaaaaaaaaattgcataaaaaaaaagaaataaaaagttattttgttgatttggtaaaaaaaaacaaaaaaactaacCGATTTGTATATTAAAATTTTGACCTTTTTTATCTagtctaacttataataaaagaatcatctccttcaacctcataaattttatttatatttgttaaataaattttcttttaatattaatatt
It encodes:
- the LOC110886233 gene encoding uncharacterized protein LOC110886233, which codes for MNTSKGSERINEEGNVEIKVDSVDYRSPAGYDKDDKPVKEKVEVTHVIDPKTQDPASNYANPGEALSSRVNSAKPSTSKQEK